In one Corallococcus soli genomic region, the following are encoded:
- a CDS encoding cupin domain-containing protein: MPPTDSFPRTQRPVVPPWSSVRIDDVEPVVVGPGCLRRDLPSTRDVKVWVVDMAPGSQWPHVDVHDTGEEVLVMSGELIEGEQRLGPGSYLFFPPASRHQPRTETGVRLFGINLVVPPEAR; this comes from the coding sequence ATGCCCCCTACAGACAGCTTCCCGAGGACGCAGCGCCCCGTCGTCCCCCCATGGTCGTCGGTGCGAATCGATGACGTTGAGCCGGTCGTCGTCGGCCCCGGCTGCCTTCGGAGGGACTTGCCGAGTACGCGTGACGTGAAGGTCTGGGTCGTGGACATGGCTCCCGGGAGCCAGTGGCCCCATGTGGACGTCCACGACACCGGCGAGGAGGTCCTCGTGATGAGCGGTGAGCTCATCGAGGGGGAGCAGCGCCTGGGACCAGGCTCGTATCTGTTCTTCCCGCCGGCGAGCCGCCATCAGCCGAGGACCGAGACTGGCGTGCGCCTCTTCGGCATCAATCTCGTGGTCCCTCCGGAGGCTCGATGA
- a CDS encoding LysR substrate-binding domain-containing protein, with protein MMLNLVHVKLSDMLELRHFKLIAAVADTGSLAAASRQLHLTSSALSHQLRDAEERLGVQLFQRRQRRLLLTGSGEKLLLSARRVLNEVAQAEAVCRAHPQDDLLRLSTGCYTVYGWLPPILGRWQAEHPRVELRIVLEATRQPLGALLNGELDLALTPDVPKQARLAQTTLFEDELLLVVPTDHALARRGHVTAQDLVQEHLLTYAAPREQLDVFTRVLWPAGIEPHRVSPVPLTEALIELVRGGIGVTALPEWMLPTQRHGLQTVRLTPRGIRRRWSAVTRASRQHPAPLTHFIQLLRERFALHGKVGPRAFSRPGVPPRMGGAPRASP; from the coding sequence ATGATGCTGAATCTGGTTCATGTGAAGCTGTCCGACATGCTCGAACTCCGTCACTTCAAGCTGATTGCCGCGGTCGCCGACACGGGAAGCCTGGCTGCGGCGAGCCGGCAGCTTCACCTCACGTCCTCGGCGCTGAGCCACCAACTGCGCGACGCCGAGGAGCGCCTGGGCGTGCAGCTCTTCCAGCGCCGCCAGCGACGCCTGCTCTTGACCGGCTCGGGAGAGAAGCTGCTCCTCTCCGCTCGGCGGGTCCTGAACGAGGTGGCCCAGGCCGAGGCGGTCTGCCGTGCGCACCCGCAGGACGACCTGCTCCGGCTCAGCACGGGCTGCTACACGGTGTATGGCTGGCTGCCGCCCATCCTGGGGCGGTGGCAGGCCGAGCACCCACGCGTCGAGCTGCGCATCGTCCTGGAGGCCACGCGTCAGCCTCTGGGGGCGCTGCTGAATGGCGAGCTGGATCTCGCCTTGACCCCGGACGTCCCGAAGCAGGCCCGCCTGGCACAGACCACGCTCTTCGAGGACGAACTCCTGCTGGTGGTCCCTACGGACCATGCGCTGGCGCGGCGGGGGCATGTCACGGCGCAGGACCTGGTGCAGGAGCACCTGCTCACCTACGCCGCGCCCCGGGAGCAGCTCGATGTCTTCACGCGCGTGCTCTGGCCCGCGGGCATCGAGCCGCACCGGGTCTCTCCCGTGCCCCTCACCGAGGCGCTGATCGAGCTGGTGCGCGGCGGTATCGGCGTGACGGCACTGCCCGAATGGATGCTGCCGACCCAGCGCCACGGGCTGCAGACCGTCCGGCTCACCCCTCGGGGAATCCGACGCCGCTGGAGCGCGGTCACCCGCGCATCCCGCCAGCACCCCGCCCCGCTGACCCACTTCATCCAGCTCCTCCGCGAACGCTTCGCCCTCCACGGCAAGGTAGGGCCACGGGCTTTCTCACGGCCAGGAGTGCCGCCGCGCATGGGTGGAGCTCCGCGCGCCTCGCCTTGA
- a CDS encoding DUSAM domain-containing protein: MSEDIDWDPVRALAARVEAGETLTLTSEEQELLLRTAHEVGIPTPDAQTAVKEVGAATALLREARARIRDGSRRLSLTERRARDLARAGDTSGARKLLEDLLAEEKVPLYREQAELALEDLD, translated from the coding sequence ATGTCCGAGGACATTGACTGGGATCCGGTGAGAGCGCTGGCAGCGCGGGTGGAGGCAGGCGAGACGTTGACGCTCACCTCGGAGGAGCAAGAACTGCTGCTGCGCACAGCTCACGAGGTGGGGATACCAACACCCGACGCACAGACGGCTGTGAAGGAAGTAGGTGCCGCCACCGCTCTGTTGCGTGAGGCCCGGGCTCGCATCCGAGACGGTTCCAGACGGCTGTCGCTCACGGAGAGGAGGGCACGAGACCTAGCGCGCGCAGGAGACACTTCCGGAGCACGGAAGCTGCTGGAGGACCTGCTCGCCGAGGAAAAGGTGCCGCTCTACCGCGAGCAGGCGGAACTGGCGCTGGAGGACCTGGACTGA
- the nhaA gene encoding Na+/H+ antiporter NhaA, translating into MSTSSSPGQGPLESSPPEAWGPLLRFARWAGRPLERFLHIQAASGILLMVAAAVALLWANSPWAAGYLQFWHTPVGVKLGDFTFERSLEWVINDGLMAIFFFVVGMEIRREVYQGELSEWRRAALPAVAALGGMVAPAGLYLLFAGAPETRSGWGVPMATDIAFAVGILTLLGNRVPAALRVLLLALAVIDDLGAIIVIALFYSSGVALSGLGVALLGLGGIFLMQRLGVRSKLAYVVPAFVTWAGVYSAGIHPTIAGVIVGLITPVRAWLGPDGFVTNTRNTLEELSRTKPDTLSSHELAGSLQRVNVARREALSPSESLIHSLHPFVAFGIMPLFALANAGVSISGGSFDGDSWRVATAVAVGLVVGKPLGVLLACGLALRLRLGTLPKGMSPKDLLVLGVVAGIGFTMSLFIAQLAFTDPAHLAAAKLGVLAASGIAAVLGLILGRLLLSPAGRPGAARTADEAERSTEL; encoded by the coding sequence ATGTCGACCTCCTCCTCACCGGGGCAGGGCCCCCTTGAGTCATCCCCTCCCGAGGCCTGGGGACCCCTCCTGCGGTTCGCGCGGTGGGCGGGGCGCCCGCTGGAGCGCTTCCTCCACATCCAGGCTGCGAGCGGCATCCTGCTGATGGTCGCGGCGGCGGTCGCGCTCCTCTGGGCCAACTCGCCCTGGGCGGCCGGCTACCTCCAGTTCTGGCACACGCCGGTCGGCGTGAAGTTGGGGGACTTCACCTTCGAGCGCAGCCTTGAGTGGGTCATCAACGATGGCCTGATGGCGATCTTCTTCTTCGTCGTGGGGATGGAGATCCGCCGCGAGGTGTACCAGGGCGAACTGTCCGAGTGGCGTCGCGCCGCGCTGCCCGCGGTGGCCGCGCTAGGCGGAATGGTCGCGCCAGCCGGGCTCTATCTCCTGTTCGCTGGCGCCCCGGAGACGCGCTCTGGCTGGGGCGTGCCCATGGCCACGGACATCGCCTTCGCGGTCGGCATCCTCACGCTGCTGGGCAATCGCGTCCCCGCGGCGCTGCGGGTGCTGCTGCTCGCGCTCGCCGTCATCGACGACCTGGGCGCCATCATCGTCATCGCCCTCTTCTATTCGTCAGGGGTGGCGCTCTCCGGGCTGGGTGTCGCGCTGCTCGGGCTGGGCGGCATCTTCCTGATGCAGCGTCTGGGGGTCCGGTCCAAGCTGGCCTATGTCGTTCCAGCGTTCGTCACCTGGGCCGGCGTCTACTCCGCGGGCATCCACCCGACCATCGCAGGCGTCATCGTAGGGCTCATCACGCCGGTGCGGGCCTGGCTGGGGCCGGATGGATTCGTCACGAACACCCGGAACACGCTGGAGGAACTTTCCAGGACAAAGCCAGACACGCTGTCATCCCACGAGCTCGCCGGCTCCCTGCAGCGGGTCAACGTGGCGCGTCGCGAGGCGCTGTCTCCCTCGGAGAGCCTGATTCACTCCCTGCATCCCTTCGTCGCGTTCGGCATCATGCCGCTGTTCGCCCTGGCCAACGCGGGCGTGTCCATCTCCGGTGGGTCGTTCGACGGTGACTCCTGGCGCGTCGCCACGGCGGTGGCCGTGGGCCTCGTCGTGGGCAAGCCCCTGGGCGTCCTGCTTGCGTGCGGCCTGGCCCTGCGTCTGCGATTGGGGACGCTGCCCAAGGGGATGAGCCCGAAGGACCTGCTCGTGCTCGGCGTCGTCGCGGGCATCGGGTTCACCATGTCGCTGTTCATCGCGCAGCTCGCGTTCACGGATCCGGCGCACCTGGCGGCGGCGAAGCTGGGCGTCCTGGCGGCGAGCGGCATCGCGGCCGTCCTGGGTCTCATCCTCGGCCGGCTCCTACTGTCGCCAGCGGGAAGGCCAGGCGCGGCCAGGACCGCCGACGAAGCGGAGCGTTCGACGGAGCTGTAG
- a CDS encoding alpha/beta hydrolase yields MKPLVTTALILLTLLEASCATTLPGPGAVNTAPPLSYETYALGAEKPEALLVALHSSGSTPESWDASVKALDIAVRVVLPRGSRPRREGFTWFPEDHEKKDGAGKTADVERVAAQLADLIREVRRAHPEIRRVAVTGFSYGGDLAWMLALRHPELVEVAVPMGTRLLGEPARSLPPAHRVLVLQGEEDAIIPVQQTLARVADLKAVGVPIDVRTYPGVGHDAAPQLVEDWQVFLRQVLQAP; encoded by the coding sequence ATGAAGCCTCTCGTCACCACCGCGCTCATCCTCCTGACCCTGTTGGAAGCCTCCTGCGCAACCACCCTGCCTGGACCTGGAGCCGTGAACACCGCCCCGCCCCTCTCCTACGAGACCTACGCGCTGGGCGCGGAGAAGCCGGAGGCGTTGCTCGTCGCCCTGCATTCGTCCGGGTCCACGCCCGAATCCTGGGATGCGTCGGTCAAGGCCCTGGACATCGCCGTGCGGGTGGTGCTGCCCCGGGGTTCGAGGCCCCGCCGGGAGGGCTTCACCTGGTTCCCGGAGGACCACGAGAAGAAGGACGGGGCTGGGAAGACAGCGGACGTGGAGCGCGTGGCCGCCCAGCTCGCGGACCTCATTCGAGAGGTCCGCCGCGCCCACCCTGAAATCCGCCGCGTCGCCGTGACGGGCTTCTCCTACGGCGGTGACCTCGCGTGGATGCTCGCCCTGCGCCACCCGGAGCTGGTGGAGGTGGCGGTCCCCATGGGCACGCGCCTGTTGGGAGAGCCCGCGAGATCGCTTCCCCCGGCGCACCGGGTGCTGGTGCTCCAGGGGGAGGAAGACGCCATCATCCCCGTGCAGCAGACGCTCGCGCGCGTCGCGGACCTGAAGGCCGTGGGCGTCCCCATCGACGTGCGGACCTACCCGGGCGTCGGCCACGATGCAGCGCCACAGCTTGTCGAGGACTGGCAGGTGTTCCTGCGACAGGTGTTGCAGGCGCCGTGA
- a CDS encoding GFA family protein, translated as MTNPSAEADWRGATGGCQCGAVRYRLDAKPHVTVCHCRMCQKAVGGPFAVLAAVAGSAVTWTRGTPSRFRSSDSGERWFCSACGTPLAFADLEDGGLELTVGSLDAPAHAAPVEATGMEARLSWVAQVPALPGRSTEATVASAGRRPPTSYQHPDHDTSEGWSAGASSAKG; from the coding sequence ATGACGAACCCTTCCGCGGAAGCAGACTGGCGCGGGGCGACTGGCGGGTGCCAGTGTGGCGCCGTGCGCTACCGGCTCGACGCGAAGCCTCACGTCACCGTCTGCCATTGTCGCATGTGTCAGAAGGCGGTCGGCGGGCCCTTCGCCGTGCTCGCGGCGGTGGCCGGTTCCGCGGTGACCTGGACCCGTGGCACGCCGTCTCGCTTTCGCAGCTCCGACAGTGGCGAGCGCTGGTTCTGCTCCGCCTGCGGCACTCCGCTCGCCTTCGCGGACCTCGAAGATGGCGGTCTTGAGCTGACGGTGGGGAGCCTGGATGCGCCCGCCCATGCGGCGCCCGTCGAGGCGACCGGCATGGAGGCTCGGCTCTCCTGGGTCGCTCAGGTGCCCGCCCTCCCGGGCCGGAGCACCGAGGCCACCGTGGCCTCCGCCGGCCGACGCCCACCGACGTCGTATCAGCACCCGGATCACGACACGTCGGAGGGCTGGTCGGCCGGAGCCTCGTCCGCGAAGGGCTGA
- a CDS encoding TetR/AcrR family transcriptional regulator: MGETKTPGPSRRSERSRQAILTAAVELVGEVGYARLTIEAIAARAGVGKQTIYRWWPSKGAVVLDAFVALSGGSEPAALPDTGDLEADLKGVLRATVQELTDPRFELPSRALTAESQADPVLAQQFVEAVLRPHLTAIQERLRAGQRAGQVAKGVDLDVAVELLVGPLFHRWLLRTAPLTKAYADTVAALAVAALRPASRGPRG; this comes from the coding sequence ATGGGAGAGACGAAGACACCGGGGCCGTCGCGCCGCAGTGAGCGCTCACGCCAGGCCATCCTCACCGCCGCCGTGGAGCTGGTGGGCGAGGTGGGGTACGCGCGGCTGACCATCGAGGCCATCGCGGCGCGGGCCGGGGTCGGCAAGCAGACCATCTACCGTTGGTGGCCATCCAAGGGGGCGGTGGTGCTGGACGCCTTCGTGGCGCTCAGCGGCGGAAGCGAGCCGGCGGCGCTGCCGGACACCGGAGACCTGGAGGCGGACCTGAAGGGGGTGCTGCGGGCCACGGTGCAGGAGCTCACGGATCCGCGCTTCGAGCTGCCCTCGCGCGCGCTCACCGCCGAGTCCCAGGCGGACCCCGTGCTGGCCCAGCAGTTCGTGGAGGCCGTGCTGCGGCCCCACCTGACGGCGATTCAAGAGCGCCTGCGCGCAGGCCAGCGGGCCGGACAGGTCGCGAAGGGCGTGGACCTGGACGTCGCCGTGGAGCTGCTCGTGGGTCCCCTCTTCCACCGCTGGCTGCTGCGCACCGCGCCCCTCACGAAGGCCTACGCGGACACCGTGGCGGCGCTGGCGGTGGCGGCGCTGCGGCCCGCGTCGCGAGGCCCCAGGGGTTGA
- a CDS encoding macrolide family glycosyltransferase — MSRRAHIAMVSIPAHGHVNPSLELIRELVSRGHRVTYANDASFAEVVSSTGAELVPYRSTLPRPGEPWPEDTAAQLDVFLDDAISMLPQLRAAYEHDRPDLFLYDIGCSTARILAENWGLPCVQLSPASVAWEGYEQDMAPLMEWLRTDPGAVAHHRRYTEWLASCGVAQPDSLGFVGRPPRGLVLIPRALQPHEDRVDRQRFTFVGPCFGDRSGQGSWQRPPGAQKVVLVSLGSAFTQQPAFYRACLAAFGGLPGWHVVLQIGKNLRPDELGAIPANVEVHPWVPQLAVLEQADAFVTHAGMGGSQEGLACGVPMIAVPQASDQFANADQLVALGVARRLDTEQATPEALRSALLQLTEDPQVATRLAALRKQSREEGSAARAADVLEAEFLSETRAAAR, encoded by the coding sequence ATGTCCCGTCGTGCCCACATCGCCATGGTCAGCATCCCCGCCCACGGCCACGTGAACCCGAGCCTGGAGCTCATCCGGGAGCTGGTCTCCCGGGGCCACCGGGTGACGTACGCCAACGACGCGTCCTTCGCGGAGGTCGTCTCCAGCACGGGCGCGGAGCTGGTGCCCTACCGCTCCACCCTCCCGCGCCCCGGGGAGCCCTGGCCCGAGGACACGGCGGCGCAGCTGGACGTGTTCCTGGACGACGCCATCTCCATGCTTCCGCAGCTGCGCGCGGCCTACGAGCACGACCGGCCGGACCTCTTCCTGTACGACATCGGCTGTTCGACGGCGCGCATCCTCGCGGAGAACTGGGGCCTGCCCTGCGTCCAGCTCTCGCCCGCCTCCGTGGCCTGGGAGGGCTACGAGCAGGACATGGCGCCGCTGATGGAGTGGCTGCGCACCGACCCCGGCGCCGTGGCGCACCACCGGCGCTACACCGAATGGCTCGCAAGCTGCGGCGTGGCCCAGCCCGACTCCCTGGGCTTCGTCGGCCGGCCCCCGCGCGGCCTGGTGCTCATCCCGCGCGCATTGCAGCCCCACGAGGACCGGGTGGACCGCCAGCGCTTCACCTTCGTGGGGCCCTGCTTCGGGGACCGCTCCGGCCAGGGCTCATGGCAGCGTCCCCCGGGCGCGCAAAAGGTGGTGCTGGTGTCGCTCGGCTCGGCCTTCACCCAGCAGCCGGCGTTCTACCGGGCCTGTCTTGCCGCCTTCGGTGGGCTCCCCGGCTGGCACGTCGTGCTCCAGATTGGCAAGAACCTGCGGCCAGACGAACTGGGAGCGATTCCGGCCAACGTGGAGGTGCACCCCTGGGTGCCGCAGCTGGCGGTGCTGGAGCAGGCGGATGCCTTCGTCACCCACGCGGGCATGGGCGGCTCCCAGGAGGGCCTGGCCTGCGGCGTGCCGATGATCGCCGTGCCCCAGGCCTCGGATCAGTTCGCCAACGCCGACCAGCTCGTCGCGCTCGGCGTGGCCCGACGCCTGGACACCGAGCAGGCCACGCCGGAGGCCCTGCGCTCGGCGCTGCTCCAGCTCACGGAGGATCCCCAGGTCGCCACCCGGCTCGCGGCCCTCCGGAAGCAATCGCGCGAGGAGGGGAGCGCCGCTCGCGCCGCCGACGTGCTGGAGGCCGAGTTCCTTTCAGAGACACGCGCCGCCGCGCGCTGA
- a CDS encoding CBM96 family carbohydrate-binding protein: protein MLPALGLMVACGGGDGLEATEDAPALRSTKAAAVTEQCQPRTVYTEDHLSATYDTYVEQASPDASHGTSVMLVSDGSPRQETYLDFRFSGFDGFIQARLRLFASDGSTNGPALYKTQSGWTDTLTWNTRPAPVGTALGNVGEVASGSWVEYDVSSVVKGSGAHAFVLVPEGGNGMDFVSNEDPRRELRPVLVLTHAHTVCTYQGSGGGLTQAVLRGGGGDEVVQALATTSNGGHVVAGVYTGAGSLGGATFPSQGGLMLGRFHPDGTHEWSRAFPQASATLTVTSVTLTPLGNVLVVGGYAGTPDFGQGPLPTSPYYGTFIAKFSPVGQLTWAKGFTAGLVTGDGYDPLPIRANAVATDANGSLIFTGYFFGRANLGGGELYAGPGGGAFDDAVPGMFIAKYSWEGVHLWSRAYEGGLWGAQGEGLATDSAGNVLLAGYASRNADGSPVLGATHRENPLVAKFSPAGTLLWSRALNGAQGRMVGVAALPGDAVAFAGNFTRRFTFAGQTLESTQADEWDGGNADVMLGALEASGTDRWARKHGADAAESVSKVAVDAQGRFKLAGISGGAVDLGGGLIGPTRGNDPQSFVASYGPDGAHQWSRIVGTNHSDPLVAVTPDGTTLFGGTLRGITHVGPTPFGPSRGADLLLLKLAP from the coding sequence TTGTTGCCCGCCCTGGGATTGATGGTGGCGTGTGGTGGCGGGGATGGACTGGAGGCGACGGAGGACGCTCCCGCGTTACGGTCCACGAAGGCGGCGGCGGTGACGGAGCAATGCCAGCCCAGGACCGTCTACACGGAGGATCACCTCTCAGCGACCTACGACACCTACGTTGAACAGGCCTCGCCGGACGCGAGCCATGGCACGTCGGTGATGCTGGTCTCGGATGGCTCTCCCCGGCAGGAGACCTATCTGGACTTCCGCTTCAGCGGCTTCGACGGCTTCATCCAGGCGCGGCTGCGGCTGTTCGCCTCGGATGGCTCCACCAACGGGCCCGCCCTCTACAAGACCCAATCCGGCTGGACGGACACGCTGACGTGGAACACGCGTCCGGCGCCCGTGGGGACGGCGCTGGGCAACGTGGGGGAGGTCGCCTCGGGGAGCTGGGTGGAGTACGACGTGTCCTCCGTCGTCAAGGGCAGCGGCGCCCACGCCTTCGTCCTGGTTCCCGAGGGCGGCAACGGCATGGACTTCGTCTCCAACGAGGACCCCCGCCGGGAGCTGCGGCCGGTGCTCGTGCTGACCCATGCCCATACCGTCTGCACCTACCAGGGCAGCGGCGGTGGGCTCACCCAGGCGGTGCTCCGGGGCGGCGGGGGCGATGAGGTGGTGCAGGCCCTGGCCACGACCAGCAATGGCGGCCACGTCGTCGCGGGGGTCTATACGGGCGCGGGCTCCCTGGGCGGGGCCACGTTCCCCAGCCAGGGCGGGCTGATGCTCGGCCGGTTCCATCCGGATGGCACGCATGAGTGGTCTCGCGCGTTCCCGCAGGCCTCCGCGACGCTGACCGTCACCAGCGTGACGCTCACACCGCTGGGCAACGTGCTGGTGGTGGGCGGCTACGCGGGGACACCGGACTTCGGTCAGGGGCCGCTGCCCACCAGCCCCTATTACGGCACCTTCATCGCCAAGTTCTCTCCCGTGGGGCAGCTCACCTGGGCGAAGGGCTTCACCGCCGGCCTCGTGACGGGGGATGGGTATGATCCCCTGCCCATCCGCGCCAACGCCGTGGCCACGGATGCCAATGGCAGCCTCATCTTCACCGGGTACTTCTTCGGCCGCGCCAACCTGGGCGGCGGGGAGCTGTACGCGGGCCCCGGAGGCGGCGCCTTCGATGACGCGGTGCCCGGCATGTTCATCGCGAAGTACTCCTGGGAGGGCGTGCACCTGTGGTCCAGGGCCTACGAGGGCGGCCTCTGGGGAGCCCAGGGGGAAGGGCTGGCCACGGACAGCGCGGGCAACGTGTTGCTCGCGGGGTATGCGAGCAGGAACGCCGACGGCAGCCCGGTGCTGGGCGCGACGCACCGGGAGAACCCCCTCGTCGCGAAGTTCTCCCCGGCGGGGACGCTGCTCTGGAGCCGGGCGCTGAACGGCGCCCAGGGCAGGATGGTGGGGGTGGCGGCCCTGCCCGGGGACGCGGTGGCCTTCGCCGGCAACTTCACCCGGCGCTTCACCTTCGCGGGGCAGACGCTGGAGAGCACCCAGGCGGATGAATGGGACGGCGGCAACGCGGACGTGATGCTGGGCGCACTGGAGGCGTCAGGCACGGACCGCTGGGCGCGCAAGCACGGTGCCGACGCGGCCGAGTCCGTGTCCAAGGTGGCCGTGGACGCGCAAGGCCGCTTCAAGCTGGCGGGCATCTCCGGCGGTGCGGTGGACCTGGGCGGCGGCCTCATCGGTCCGACGCGCGGGAACGACCCCCAGTCGTTCGTGGCGAGCTACGGGCCGGATGGCGCCCATCAGTGGTCCCGGATCGTGGGCACGAACCACTCCGACCCCCTGGTCGCCGTCACCCCGGACGGCACCACGCTCTTCGGGGGCACGCTCAGGGGCATCACGCACGTGGGGCCGACCCCGTTCGGCCCCTCGCGGGGCGCGGACCTGCTCCTGTTGAAGCTGGCGCCCTGA
- a CDS encoding vWA domain-containing protein, which produces MSTSVIDNRVEVVFSFDTTGSMYPCLAQVRKKLGGAVARLAKEIPGIRIGIIAHGDYCDARSTYVTKALDLTDDAKAITRFVEKVEQTGGGDAPECYELVLHEARSLSWTEGYRKVFVLIGDDVPHSPHDNPQKLDWRKEVDALGKMGVPVYGVQALNRRHATPFYKTLAEKSGGFHLSLDQFAHVTDMVLAVCYKQSSDAQLQAYEAEVSREGRMSRGLNSMFNTMLKRAASTLFGETDLRAVPPGRFQVLEVEGDSAIKEFVTENGLGFKTGRGFYEFTKTETIQGRKEVVLMDRKTGDFYSGERAREMLGLPPGETVRIRPSSLEKYVVFVQSTSANRKLKGGTKFLYEVEDWDGARGSAAA; this is translated from the coding sequence ATGAGCACGTCTGTGATTGATAACCGCGTCGAGGTCGTCTTCAGCTTTGACACCACCGGCAGCATGTATCCGTGCCTCGCGCAGGTCCGCAAGAAGCTGGGGGGCGCCGTGGCCCGGCTCGCCAAGGAGATCCCGGGCATCCGCATCGGCATCATCGCGCACGGGGACTACTGTGACGCGCGCTCCACGTACGTGACGAAGGCGTTGGACCTCACCGACGACGCGAAGGCCATCACGCGCTTCGTGGAGAAGGTGGAGCAGACGGGGGGCGGGGACGCCCCGGAGTGCTATGAGCTGGTGTTGCACGAGGCGCGAAGCCTGTCGTGGACGGAGGGCTACAGGAAGGTGTTCGTCCTGATTGGGGACGACGTCCCGCACTCGCCCCACGACAACCCCCAGAAGCTGGACTGGCGCAAGGAGGTGGACGCCCTGGGGAAGATGGGCGTGCCTGTCTATGGCGTGCAGGCCCTGAACCGCCGTCACGCGACGCCGTTCTACAAGACGCTGGCGGAGAAGTCGGGCGGCTTCCACCTGAGCCTGGATCAGTTCGCGCACGTCACCGACATGGTGCTGGCCGTCTGTTACAAGCAGTCCTCGGACGCGCAGCTCCAGGCGTACGAAGCGGAGGTGTCCCGCGAAGGCCGCATGAGCCGTGGCCTGAACTCCATGTTCAACACGATGCTCAAGCGGGCCGCGTCCACCCTGTTCGGTGAGACGGACCTGCGGGCGGTGCCGCCGGGGCGCTTCCAGGTGCTGGAGGTGGAGGGGGACAGCGCCATCAAGGAGTTCGTGACGGAGAACGGCCTGGGCTTCAAGACGGGGCGCGGCTTCTACGAGTTCACCAAGACGGAGACCATCCAGGGCCGCAAGGAAGTGGTGCTGATGGACCGCAAGACGGGCGACTTCTACAGCGGCGAGCGGGCCCGGGAGATGCTTGGCCTGCCGCCGGGCGAGACGGTGCGCATCCGGCCCTCCAGCCTGGAGAAGTACGTCGTCTTCGTCCAGAGCACGTCCGCCAACCGGAAGCTCAAGGGCGGCACGAAGTTCCTCTACGAGGTGGAGGACTGGGACGGGGCGCGCGGCAGCGCCGCGGCCTGA